From the Polaribacter gangjinensis genome, the window ATTTGTCAATCTTTTTGATCCCAATTTTTATCAAAAAGCAAGTTTAAAATTAGACAAATCAAAACCTGTATATGTGTATTGCAACACATCAAACAGAAGTAAATCAGCCTCAAAAATTTTAAAAGAAAACGGATTTAAAATCATCATTTTAGAGGGTGGTTATTCATCTTGGAAATCAAAAAATTAAACAAAATGACTACAAATATTCAAATAGAAAACTTAAAATGTGGTGGTTGTGCAGCTACCATCAAAAAAGGAATTTCATCGATAAATGGTGTGAATGATGTTGCAGTTGATGTAGAAAATTCAATAGTAACTATTGATTCAGAAAACGCAAACCTGGTTGAAATCAAAGAAAAACTTTCCAAATTAGGATATCCAGAAGTGGGAGATAAAAACACAGTACTTCACAAAGCAAAATCGTTTGTGAGTTGTGCTGTTGGAAAAATGGATTCATAATCGTCTTCAAATGAAAAAAGTCCAGTAAATTGCGTCATGCAAACCAATCTCCTTTTTATTACGCCACCATTTACGCAATTAAATACAGCATATCCTGCAAGTGCTTATTTAAAAGGGTTTTTAGAAAAAAATGAGGTTTCTTTTGCGCACTGTGATTTAAGTATTGAGCTTTTTACAGCCATTTTTACAAGCGATTTTTTACAAGAAATTTTTAAAGAAGCAGATGATTTAAAAAATTTTGATTTTCCAAAAGTTCGAAAGTTGAAGGAAATTTACATTTCAAGAGTTGATTTTGTAATTGCTTTTCTTCAAAAACAAGATATTGAAAGTGCTAATAAAATTTTGGAAACCAATTTTTTGCCAAAAGGTCACAGGTTGATTCATGTAAATAAAGCTATCAAATGGGAAAATGGTGAATCAGGAATTATTGACAAAGCAAAACATTATTCCACACTTTTTATTGAAGAAATTGGCGATTTTATTCAGGCAAATGTTGATGAATTTTTTGCATTTACAAAATACGCTGAACAAATTGCAACAGCAGCAAGCAATTTTAATCAAATTGATGAATTTTTAAACAGTCAACATTCTTTGATTGAAGACAAAATGTTCGACCTTTTAGAAACGCAAATTTTAGAACATTCCCCAAATTTGGTTTGTTTTACGATTCCTTTTCCTGGAAATTTATTTGCGGCTTTGCGTTGTTCTCAATTCATTAAACAGTTTTTTCCGAAGATTTCTATCGCAATTGGTGGTGGTTATTGCAATACTGAACTACGTTCATTAAGTGACCCAAGAATTTTTGAGTATGTAGATTTTATTTCGTTGGATGATGGTGAAGGACCTTTACTTAAAATTGTTCATTTTTTAGAGGGTAAAATTGATATCAATCAACTAGAAAGAACGTATATTTTAGAAAAAAACAAGGTTGTTTATAAAAATAAAACGCCCAATACCATTTATCATCACAAAAATTTGCCTGCGCCAAGTTACGCAGGTTTGCCTTTTCATAAATATGTGTCTTTTTTGGATGTAGTAAATCCAATGCACAGAATGTGGACAGATGCAAGATGGAATAAACTCACGATTTCTCATGGATGTTATTGGAAGCAATGTTCTTTTTGCGATGTTACGTTAGATTATATTGGTAATTATCAAAATACTACTGCAGATGATTTGGTCAATAAAATTGAGCAAATTATGCAAGATACTGGCATTACAGGTTTTCATTTTGTAGATGAAGCTGCACCTCCAAAAATGCTCAAAGCACTTTCTTTGAAATTGATAGAAAGAGATGTAAAAATTACTTGGTGGACAAACATTCGTTTCGAAAAAACCTTCGATTTTGAGTTGTGTCAACTCATGGCAAAATCAGGTTGCATTGCTGTAACTGGTGGTTTAGAAGTTGCTTCAGACAGATTATTGGCAAAAATGAAAAAAGGTGTAGATATTGCGCAAGTTACGAGAGTTACTCACAATTTTTCGCAAAATAATATTTTGGTTCATGCCTATTTGATGTATGGTTTTCCTACAGAAACAGAACAAGAAACTATAGATTCTTTGGAAGTTGTAAGGCAATTATTTGAGAAAAATTGCATTCAATCTGCATTTTGGCATCAATTTACAGCAACTGCTCATAGTCCTGTTGGACAAAATCCGGATGAATTTAGCATTGAGATTATTGGTCCTACTTTTGAAGGATTTGCTCAAAATGATTTGTATCACAAAGACCCAAAAGGCGCAGATCATCCAAAATATACCAAAGGATTAAACTTGGCATTGCATAATTATTTGAATAATGCAGGTTATCAAGAAAATCTGCAAAATTGGTTCGATTTTCCCATTCCAAAAACCACACATCCTAAAAATTTAATTGAGGGATTTTTAAGTTGAAAATTTAATTTATCAAAGATACGTTCTTAAAACAGTAGCCCTAGATTTTGATTTTAATTTATTCAAAGCGCGTTGTTTTACTTGACGAACACGTTCTCTTGTGATATTAAAAGTCTCACCAATTTCTGTCAAACTGTAAGTGGTGTTTTTATTATTCAACCCATAATACATTTGAATAATTGCAGCTTCTTTTTCAGGAAGTGTATTTAATGCTCTGCTAATTTCAATTTCTAAGGATTTTTTCATCAAAGAATTATCAGGTTTTGGAGAATCTTCTGAACCTAAAATAGAGTAAAAATTAGCATCTTCACCTTCTCTAAAAGGAGCATCCATAGACAAATGTCTGCCAGAATTTTTCATGCTTTGTGCAATATTTTGCTCGGTCAAATCCAATTCATTGGCGATTTCAACATACGAAGGAACTCGTTCGTTTTGCTGCTCTAATTTTGCATATACTTTATTAATTTTATTGATGCTTCCAATTTTATTTAACGGCAAACGCACAATTCTTGATTGTTCAGCCAACGCTTGTAAAATTGATTGACGAATCCACCAAACTGCATACGAAATAAATTTAAAACCTCTTGTTTCATCAAATCTTTTGGCAGCTTTTACCAATCCTAAATTGCCTTCATTAATTAAATCAGATAATTTTAAACCTTGATTTTGATATTGTTTGGCAACAGAAACCACGAATCGTAAGTTCGATTTTACCAATAAATCCAATGCTCTTTTATCGCCTTTTTTAATTTTTATTGCCAATTCTACTTCTTCATCAGCCGTAATCAATTCGATTTTACTAATTTCTTGAAAGTATTTTTCCAAAGATTTCGCATCTCGATTTGTTACTTGTTTTGTGATTTTAAGTTGCCTCATATATTATTTTTAATTTTTTTAGATAAATAAATTACAATCATCGCAATTTTTAATTTCGCCATAATACGTTTCTCTGTATTTATGGATGGTTTTTATTGGAATGCCAAACAGGTATTTTTTGACAAAAGTCACTCTAGAATTCAACATTCCCATAGCAGATGAATAATATTTTTGTTGTCTTGTTTTTCTTTTAATTCGGATAAGTTTCATATAAATAGTTTTTAAAACGCATTGAAAAAATGCATTTTTTGATTAAATAAAATGGTAATAAATTTTATGGAGTTTTTACCTAAAAAGTAGGAGGAATGAATTTATCAGATTGATTTCTAAAGACGTTAAAATCAAAACTATAAACTCTCAAATTTCTTTTTTGGTAAATTGTGGAAATTTTCATGTTTTGCGAAGTTACGAAAAATAAGCCGTTTTTTAGCAAAAACGGCTTATAAATGTACTTTTTACATCAAAAATTAAGAATATTTAAGAAAAATCTAAAAATTCAGCGTAACTCCCACTAAAAAATTTCTAGTTGCTTGTGGATAATATCCTGCGCCATCTAAAGTAGTAATCACATTTGGATTCGACCAAGTGTCATCATAGGTAAAATAATACCCTCTGTCAACAAATTCTGAATTAAAAATATTGTTAATCAAGGCTGTAAAGGTTACTGTTTTAAAAATTTTAGTCGTTTTTAGCTGATACACCACATTCAAATCGCTTGTAAAAAACGATTGTAGAATATCATTTTCAGATATTTTGCTACTCAAATTACTCATAAATTGTTGCCCAACATATTTTGATAAAAAGGAAATTTGAACATTTTCTTTTGGCTGATAAGTCAATATATTTCCCATCACAACATTTGGTGAAAATGACAAGTTTGTGTTCCCTAAATTTTGCAAAACTCCATCAATTTCCGAAACAAAATCTCGGTTTTTATTAGAGCTAAAAGCCGCATTTGGTTTTACAGAAAATTTGTCGCTTAAACGGATATCTGCATCAATTTCTAAACCAAGTCTGTAACTATTTCCAGAAGTTGCTCTAATTGGCGCGCCAACTCCATCAATTGCTCCTGTCAACACCAATTGATTTTTGTAATCCATATAATAAATATTGGTGTTGATTTTTACATTTTCTTTGTTCAAACGCCAACCCAATTCATAGTCAAAAAGTGTTTCGTGCGAATTGATGCCATTTTCAAAATCGTTTCTATTGGGCTCTCTATTGGCAACTGCAAATGAGGTGTACAAGTTGTTTGCATCATTCATTTTATAAGTAAATCCGAACTTCGGATTGAAAAAATTAAAATTCGTATTTACATCTATAGGAACAATATCATTGGTAATTCCTTGAGTTTGATAAGAAACAAATCTCCCTTGCAAATCTGCATACATAGATAGTTTTTCTGATACACTAAAATTGGCTT encodes:
- a CDS encoding rhodanese-like domain-containing protein, which encodes MRYLVLFVSLFFVTCGNSQETTFISVSDLKTLLSKEKIQLLDVRTPEEIAQGSIKTAQFVNLFDPNFYQKASLKLDKSKPVYVYCNTSNRSKSASKILKENGFKIIILEGGYSSWKSKN
- a CDS encoding heavy-metal-associated domain-containing protein — encoded protein: MTTNIQIENLKCGGCAATIKKGISSINGVNDVAVDVENSIVTIDSENANLVEIKEKLSKLGYPEVGDKNTVLHKAKSFVSCAVGKMDS
- a CDS encoding B12-binding domain-containing radical SAM protein produces the protein MQTNLLFITPPFTQLNTAYPASAYLKGFLEKNEVSFAHCDLSIELFTAIFTSDFLQEIFKEADDLKNFDFPKVRKLKEIYISRVDFVIAFLQKQDIESANKILETNFLPKGHRLIHVNKAIKWENGESGIIDKAKHYSTLFIEEIGDFIQANVDEFFAFTKYAEQIATAASNFNQIDEFLNSQHSLIEDKMFDLLETQILEHSPNLVCFTIPFPGNLFAALRCSQFIKQFFPKISIAIGGGYCNTELRSLSDPRIFEYVDFISLDDGEGPLLKIVHFLEGKIDINQLERTYILEKNKVVYKNKTPNTIYHHKNLPAPSYAGLPFHKYVSFLDVVNPMHRMWTDARWNKLTISHGCYWKQCSFCDVTLDYIGNYQNTTADDLVNKIEQIMQDTGITGFHFVDEAAPPKMLKALSLKLIERDVKITWWTNIRFEKTFDFELCQLMAKSGCIAVTGGLEVASDRLLAKMKKGVDIAQVTRVTHNFSQNNILVHAYLMYGFPTETEQETIDSLEVVRQLFEKNCIQSAFWHQFTATAHSPVGQNPDEFSIEIIGPTFEGFAQNDLYHKDPKGADHPKYTKGLNLALHNYLNNAGYQENLQNWFDFPIPKTTHPKNLIEGFLS
- a CDS encoding sigma-70 family RNA polymerase sigma factor; this translates as MRQLKITKQVTNRDAKSLEKYFQEISKIELITADEEVELAIKIKKGDKRALDLLVKSNLRFVVSVAKQYQNQGLKLSDLINEGNLGLVKAAKRFDETRGFKFISYAVWWIRQSILQALAEQSRIVRLPLNKIGSINKINKVYAKLEQQNERVPSYVEIANELDLTEQNIAQSMKNSGRHLSMDAPFREGEDANFYSILGSEDSPKPDNSLMKKSLEIEISRALNTLPEKEAAIIQMYYGLNNKNTTYSLTEIGETFNITRERVRQVKQRALNKLKSKSRATVLRTYL